The nucleotide sequence CATGTTTCGGGTGTGGCTGTTTGCAACTTGCAAAGAAAGTGTGTGAATGGCTTCACCTTCCTGCTTGGCCACCACAATGAAACTGTCCTCATAAAGAATCCACTGGAAGTTTTTCAAATATACCACATCAGGTGTGTCCTGCTTGATGATATTTCCTCTTATGAAAGCATCTACTTTGCATGTGACTGGAATGTTGCAGGACGGAGGAATCTCCAGCGGATCGTGGAGCATAATTACAAAGATCGCTTCGACTCCAAGAAACTGCTGCGCTATTGATCCAGGTTCAGTTTCAAAATGTGGAAGTTTTTTgatgtcactgtgtgttttacagaGATGGAAATGCAAGACTAGTTCTATTTCCCAGCTTCATGGTAGTTTCTGCCAGACAAGGAACCTAATTATCTACGTAAACTTCCTTCTAAACGCAGCTCACGACTCCACCTTGTGATATAAAGAGCTTGAGCAGACTAGACTGGTCTGCTAAAAGCTGATTGTTGAGTTTACAGTGAAGCAGATATCACACAACTTTAGTTTGGAGTGTTGGTTTTGTCCCCTATGAACTCTTCACTTGCAGTGACAAGAGTCAAACCTGACAAACTTCACCAGGACAATGAAGTGTGtggactgactgcagagagctTGGAGTGATGGTGATATTTGAACTCTGAGCAGTTCTCGTGTCCTGTGACCAAATCAGCTGTAGGAGAAATGTGTGTTGCATCCACTGCCATCACCAAACTGAGGCAGTTTTAATACAGGAAGAGTTATTGACTTTGTTCAGTGGTGGACTTCTGTTTAGCCTGTTTTTATCAGCTGGCATCTAATGAGCTGAATGACAGACCTGGACCCCTGAAGATCACCAGGAGCTGGGGAAGCTGTTTGGAAACCAGCAGGCCTACAGGGGGAAATTGTGAATGAAAGTGATGAGACTCTGCTGTGGTTCATTAGTGGAGGCCGGAGTCGCCTCCAGCTCTTTCATGCGTTTCCATTATTTTATCCAGTAACTGGTCAGTTGTGTTTCCCTGAACTGGgctcaacagcagcagcaggtcacagACTCACACCACAGTCATCTGTTTATGGAGGACGTCGGCGCTGTAAATAAAGACACTGCCTTTGTGTGTAGACTCTCTATGTTACATGCCTGCAATGCCTCATGGGAAAAGTCATTGGTTTTCTTGACTGAGGTGAAAATGTATTGAGGAGCGGTGCCTTTAGTTTCTGCAGAGCGTCTCTGTTGATGAAATCGGTTTTACTTAAAAACGTGTGAACCTGCCATTGAGTTAAACATGAGGATGGTGAAGAGCCTGTAAATGTGCTGAATACATCCGTACATCACACAACTGGATTTTAATTTCAGACAGGATTATTTAAGGGTTTTGACTTTTTCAAGGTGCTGTCAGAGTCAAATATGTTTTGTGAAATGTATAGAATTTTACATGAAAAGCTTTTCAGTATATTTTCCTGAATTAAACTGCTGATTTTcttcttatttaaaaaaataagtgaatTCAACAGATAGTACTGCATTTTAGGAAAATTATATATTGCACCGACAAGTAGTTGTCTTCAGTTTAGACTTCACATAAAATAGTCAAACATTCTGTTGAGGATATAATATAGCAGGAGTTGAAGAGATTCTATTTGggtttttggctttttttcccctgttgaGTATTATAGAGTTTAAAGAAGAATAACTACTTCAATCCTCTGAAGTTTTCCTTAGGGCATTGACAGAAAATGGCCATGCAGGCTTGATGTTGAGCACAAAGCCTGGAAATAAGATCACAGCAGCCTAAATGACATCCATGTGAATTAGTGAGCTGTGTTGGAACAAATGAACTAGTCAGGAATCCGTTTACTGCTCCAAACGGCTTAAGATGCTGCTCAAggacacacatgaacacagttCTCAAAATTTATTTGAAGACGGTGCAAAGTGACATTCAGAAAATATCAAGTGAGTCAAGAAGAGTGAGGAAACCTGTAACGTCGCCCCCTGTCCTCCCTAACACAAGCGTCCGATATCATTCTTGGTGCAGCCCTGGGTGCAGCACATGCCGGCCACGCCAAGAGAAAAgttcctcttcttcttgctcGCCGCGGACCAGTCGAAGAcgcccggctcctcctcctcctgctgctcggttAAATCTGCAGGCGGCTGAGAGTCCTCCAACGGACTGGGATCGCtcaactgctgctgctgctgctgctgctgctgggtgtcACTCACAGCTCCGTAAAGGGAGAGCAGGTCTGTCAGGGAGCGAGGGGAAGCAGCGTGGAGGGGAGAGTAGGGATCTGTCATCTGGACTCCACGACGCCAGATGTGCTGGTCGCTCCCCTCTGTGATCTGACTGAGGAAACTCCACCGCAAAAGATctgcaaaattaaaaagaaatgacttTGGAAGCCAACTGTTGCAGAAACCTCAATATTTCTATACTTTTTCATATATTAAACCCACTTTTGACTATTTAGAGTGCCACAAATAACAAATCAATCAGAGATAATGACTCACCCAGGTCCTCTGTGGACCGTCTCCACCGGGAGCCGCCGCAGGTGAAAATGACCGCTCTGATGAACTCCCTGCCGCACAGCTTCACCCCGTAGTCTCTGGGCATGATCAGCCTGCTCATCAGGTCTGCCTCCACGCGGCCGCAGACGCCCCCGACGCACACCGCCGCCACGGTGAGAGTCAGCCTCCAGAGCATCTTCACTCAAAGTAACGCTGAACGAGCCGGCCGCGTTCTCGCTGTGCAGGTGGCGTCGCCTGAGTTCCACCACTCCTGttcctctgtttcttttttgttttttttttcccccaaacacaagcctctgtttgtctgttttcttgaGTTTCTCTCTAAGCTGCTAGTAGATACAAGCTTTTATAGTGGTGGTCACTGCTTAACTCAACAACCTATCAGgaggatctctctctctctctctctctcgtttcctccctcccagacacacacacacgcaaagaaACAATGACACACGCGTCATTAAGACTGATGACGGTGACGCACTTCAAgttatttcttcaaaaatatgaGAATATTGTGAAGTGTGACTTTGTGGACATTACTCACAGATCACCTCAGCTGGAAGACAAAAAAGGAGCCGCAGTGAAGACAGATGACAGAGGCTTTAtcatctggtgtgtgtgtgtgtgtttgcttgaaATGAAGGACAGGTCTTTTTGTAAGGATCAAcaaaacaataagaaaaaagaaactttttttaacagatctgtgcaattttgtctttattgaaTGTACAAATATATTCTCAAtatgtgaaaaacaaatgagtttGTTCACGGCGACGAAGCCTTATGACAATTTACATTCATTCAATGACGCAAAGGGAGAAACAGCTTTGGTGTCTACATTCAACTTCTGTTCTGAGGATACAGCTGGAAGGAAAGTGGATCTTTAAGTGTCAGCGTTGAGAATCTGTATgatgtttcttaaaaaaaaaaaaaatctaaaatgaaaGTCTGAGGAAGTTAAATCTCAGTGACCcaaaaaaaaatggggaaaaaaaatgttttgctttatttttcttattaaatAAGATGAATCTGTATGAAAAACATCTGAattttatgaatttatttttcatagaacctcctggttcctcttgtatttgataaaaaaaaaatgacactgatGCTAAAAATTGGTGGATACACTCATTGTCACAACAagcaaaggggaaaaaaaaccactggACGATTAGAAACACCAGGGGGAGACAGGGAGCAGCAGACACATGGACAGGATCCTGTTACCAACATGCTGCATTTCAAATGACTGTGTTGATCTGATTGATGATCAAGTATCAATCGGATGATAAAGTCAGACTCTGAACCTCTAACATAAAGCACCATTGTTTTCCTATTGATTATCTGCTAATTAttatacagacaaaaaaaaactaattttgcacaaaaacactgagcTTTGACTGTATGAGGagctttgtgctgtttcctAACTCCAACTTGTCCATTTCATCTACGGTCAGCTGATTTGAGATATAGATCTGTGATAAACAGGGAGTCGAGTGCATCCTGGTTGTGTCCCACAGCTCCGTTCAGTGAGGAGATTTTCTACCCTCTGGTAGTCTAATgtttcaaaaagctgctttaAATGCAAGCAAGCGCAATGATCTGTCTGCTTAATGTGGTTTAATTTCTATGCCGTGATAGCTCCCCACGCTGGCTGCATATTTCTAAATAACTGCCCATCTGATTCAATATCGCATATAAGCCAGTCTGCTTCATGCTACCTGCCGGGAAAGTATTTACCTACTAGTGCACCTATTATAACAAACCCACAAGCACCAGAGCATGATTACACACACCGATATGGCCGAAACTTTGACTTGAAATCCGTGATACGATATTAGTGCAAACCATGGATTCTCACAAAGtccatcataaaaaaaaaaaaaagcaaaagcagcTCAGGTGAATGCGCCGAATGGACGACAGACTCATCACAACGTAACTTAAGTGCTATTTCTCCAGGAAGGAGGCGAGGTGGCTTTGAGCGCGCCGGGCCTTCTCTATGCTATCGAAGGTCGGGATCCCCAGAGGCATGTCCAGACGGTCGCTCTCCTTCTTCAGGATATTCTCGGCCTCCCCTGTGCGAGGTGAAATGGAATGCAGTGCGTTGTCGTGCCGTGTCAGATCAGCGTGTGGGCAGCAAATCGTCAACTAAGCAGATCGGTGGGTGACCTGTATGGTACAGCTTTATAGTTGGAATTGTTGGGTTTCAGCTACTCGGTCACAGAAACGCTGCATGATCATGAGTAAAGCTCATTGAGATCATTTTCACAGCCTTCAGGAAACAGGGAgcactttattttaaaagctttttcttACGCAGGAACGTGTTTTTGGGACTTCAATACACTGTGACGCCAGCAGGATATTCATATCTAACAACGGTGTGAAGCTGCACTACAATTTACGACAGTGTGCTGGACGCCAGttacatgtttttaatgtgaggTTATTAAATGCTGAATAGAGAGGAGAGCCTCACCTCTCATACGATGAATGAGTGTCCCATAGCCGCTGTCCATCTGGTAGACCATTATGAAGCTGAGCGGGATGATCGGGGCGAACAGGGCTGGACGCTTTTTCTTAATGGctctgagggagaaaaaaaaaaaaaaaatcaaataaagaaagattaaaatattttttatgaggTACACTTCAactgtgagagacagaatgtcagaaaaaaaccctccaggAAATCACAATGTAggatttttaaattatttatttgtaaattatgaggaaaaataagtatttggtcAATAACAAAAGTTCAACTCAATACTCTGTAATATCACCTTTGATGGTTTGTACCTAAAAGTTCTATTTTGGGTTCATCTGACATGACATTCTCCCAATCCTCTTCTGGATCATTAATGTGCTCTCTGGCAAACTTCAGATGGTGATTTATTCCCACCAAGCTTCTTGCCTACAGTAGATTCACTCTTCCCAGCCTGGTGCAGGTCTACAGTTTTGTTCCTGGTGTCCGTCGACAGCTCTTTGGTTTAGGTGGAGTTTGGAGTCTGACTGTGTGACACTGTGAACAGGTGTCTTTTATATAGATAAACACTTCAAACAGGCTCCATTAATACAGATAAGGAGTGGAGGACAGAAAGAAGAGGTCTGTGAGAGGCAGGGACTTGGCTCGTTTGTGGGTGACCAAATGCTTATTTTTCACCATAATTTACacataaattctttaaaaatgctACAATGCACCCATTGTAAATGTGAGGAGGAGTCAGGCTGGGGACATGTCAGGTGACAGTGTTGAATTCTGCAACCtcacagactgtaaacacatttaaattaaCATATATATTGATATTTGTTGATTTGTTCTCTTAGAACatctaaaataaaatcagtaacAATACGGAACAACAGATTGTGGGAAAGGTCAAGTGAACTACGAGGCTTCGGCGATTTCTCTGTGGTTTTAACGTCACCTTTCGGTAGCGCAAGTCTTCTGGCATGACTGAGCTGGACTAATGTGGACCAAAGTGTGAAGATTTTATTGAGAAGCTGTGAAGCCTCAGTTCAGTGAGGGCGGCATCTGACATACGTCCAGGTCGACAGGTTTATTCCACTGTGCTCCTGCACCCAGGAGGACTCAGTGAGGAGGTAAAGGTCAGAGTCCATGTAagccaaacactgaaatgttcgGGGGAGACTTGATTTGAAGTTTTGGCTTTAGCTAAGATTAAGAAAATTGAGTAAATGAAAATCacattcagagtgtgtgttgttaaCTTTCAAGGTTGTTTTAAAGTTAGACTGAGTGTAGTGTTTGGATAAAGTCAGTATAAGTGTTAAGTAaaccaaaagcaaaaaaaaacatctggtaAGAGTGAAGATTGAACAGTTCAGATTAAATCAGATTAAAACGAATCAACATCAATATGAAAACATCGTGTGGATGTTTGAAACAGACCACTTGCTCTGATCTCTGTAATAAACTCACCCGACAGTCAGTCCCACAGCGGCCAGCGCGTAGAAAGTGCCAAAGTATTTCAAAAACTCTCTGGACCAGGCGATTTGCATGGCCATCTGCCGCTCTCTCATCTGGTTCTGCATCAGCATCTGACGCTCCATCTACACACCGGCACAGCAAAAAGAGAGAACACGCAATAAGACAACACATCTGTGACAACAGGCAACAAACACCTGCAGATACACTTAAATAATGTGGAATGTGTTTATACTTTATaagcaaaataaaatccaaacacTTGTATTTATGTGAAAACAATATGAGAGAATATTTAACAATTTCTGTACTGGTAAAGCTTTTACAGCTACAACAGATTCCCAACGTTTCAATATTAAATGGAAGCCAGAGTGGGTGAGGATGTCAGATACATTCATGCTGATGAGTCTTTTGTCTGCAGCTTCCATCTGAACACAGCCTCTCTTCACACATGCTGCACAGCAATCATGCAACTGAGTgacgttttcatttgaaaagccTTTTACGTTACGTTAAGTTCACATGTCAAAGAGACGAGCTGCTTTTTCTACGTGAGATAATGGCGACATCCGCTCAGTGGTGCTGCAGAGGTTAACAAAACGGACCAATCGGCTGGGAGGATGACTTCCATGGATGACAGAAATTACAGCACATCAGGGAAGCAGTCCAGCACATATTGACCATACGGAGTAGTGTGCGAATTTAAATAGATGTAAACTACTCATCAGAGGCGAACAACTGTCTGCCCGTTCAGTTTCTATCtattctatctatctatttaaatattttttttaaaaaaagcacagagCGCTTGGGAGAGTTTATGGGAGGTAAATCTCACTTAAACCCACCGTTTACACCGAGAACCCTGTTCTCCTGCATCAGCGGTGGCAATTAGCTGAAGGAAACTAATAAACTTCAGtgacaaaaaaggaagaaaaaccgCATATTCCGTAAATATCTCAACGCAGTCGTCTGTCCAACACGTCACCTAAAGGTTAAAGTACAGTAAAAACCACTTTGGTTAATGAAGCTCAATTATCTCTCACATCTAATTTAATCCAATCTGATTTTTAAGTGTGCTGTTAGCTTGATTATGGAGAGGGTGATCAACTGCAGCGAATATCAGACGCTTATTTTTCCACTCAAATACCATGAAACACCATAGAAATCTTTCAAAAGATGAAGCCAGAATATATCCTAATGCAACACTATTTAAtgtacacagaaaaaaagtctAATCTTTCACTGTTGTCTGCAGTTTCTGAGCAAACCAAAATGTTTgccaacgtttttttttttttttttaagtgttgcCCTGACTTGGGAGGAGTTAACATTTGACACAAAATCGGTTTCTAGATAAACCGGTTATATAGGTTGAAGGGTCAGATCACCATCAAAGTCATTAGTGGGTTGAGCATTTGGGTTAGTCATTAGAGGGTTGAGCGCCTTGCTCAGGGGCTCCACAGCAAACCTgacaaatatattgtttttttcagtaacataATTTAATCAATCAATAAACATGGGACATGACAAAAAttgctatttattttttaaacagacCATATAACAACCAAAACTATTTCAGATATTAAAGCATCCAATTAACTGCTAATTATTCTATCCTTCAAATTTATCAAGGAAATATATATTGAATTCAATTGCAAATATCCTTCAAACTGAGAAATACGTCAATATACCTTACATAAGCAGATGAGAGCATCCTAAACTGAGAAGATTGGAGGAAACTTGGCTCACGTTTGAGAACTTTCTCTGGAAAATTTGATGATGTTGCTCACTGTAAAATCAACCTTGGGAATCCACAGCTGTGAACAGGTCTGACTGGACCTGCTACTCTCCCAAACcagggagaagctgcagctaTTTCACTGCCCTGGGGCGAAACGCTCATGCTTTTATTCGAGTAGGATGACAAAATATTGGAAATTGCAGGAAATGCTTTTGTGATCAAGGACATTTACAGCGTCCGCTGAGCTGATTCATTAAAGTCAAGGAtgcttcattaaaactgaaccaGGTTGAAATTGAAGCTAAACGCAGGAAGTGTTTAATAATACGTCAACAATGTAATCAGGCTGCGattggatcttttttttccaaaggtaCCGAAGAGGAAGTTACACACTGCGATGGCATATATGGAGGATGTGTgatttgaataaatgaaaactgCCTAGAGACTGCTGCAGATTGTTTTGTAGATTTGAGGATTGGGCGTTTTCCAAAAGCAACACATTACTGTCagataaacatgaaaacagtatttcaaatgtttgagCAGAAAAACATGATTCTCAAACTTCACCAAACAGATCGATTCCCACACGCATCAGAACAAAAAGACTGAAACTAAAGTTttgattttcaaataaaaataccAATAATGCTCAACATTTCTGACCGGGCCTCACTGTTTCATTGGAAATACGTGTAGAGGAATGATTTCTCCTTCATAGAGTTCCATGGGTTAGCATCTCAGTTAATATGTGAGGCGTCACTCAGGCCAACGTACTGAAAACACCCggtatttaaaaacaaaggaaaaacctGAGTGAGTCAGTTAGATGCGATTCGAGGTGTCTCTGCATGTCGGGCCGAGACGTACACggcttgtttttaaaatgctacCTAAAGACTCGCTGGCTTTAAATTCAGTCTGAGTCATCTGTTCCTTGTGTTCCCTCCCAGCGGTTCAAACATCCTATTTATCGTCTGCAGAGCGCTGCAGAGAACATCCACTAGTGACAAGTCTGGCTCCGTGAAGttcataaaacacattcaacattATTCTAtcacagagtgaaaaaaaaaaaaaaccccttgctatgaaaaaaaaaaaaaccctgcagttaCTAGTTCATTGATGACAATAAGTTTTAAGGATATCTGACGGTTCAGTTTTCTTAAATGCAAATTTCACCTGTTCACCAGATGAATGTGAAAACAGCTGCAAAGTAGGGAAATGATGTTTATATAATCTGCAGTATGCTTATTAACGGGAAGTTAACTGCACACACTACAATTAAAACActtaaaatcaattaaaacaatTACAATCACTCCTGATCTCTATCAGCGGTGACTCTCCACCGTCTGGAAAATCCACATCTGTTGGACGCCATGCACACCATTTCTCTGAATATGAAAGCACTAAAGAGCCTGTGCTGTTTCAATACTCCATCTACCGCTTCACTCACAGACACCAACAGGAATAAAACCCATCCAGAAGATAGATAAATCAAGAGATGACTCACAGAAAGTCACGTTTTTCAGTGATATAGGATGAAAACTGTTTCTAAGGAAACTTGcctcaataaataaatggataacTGCTTGGATTCTGATTagatttatatgaaaaaaaattagcCATCAGAACTGGATATTTTGAGTTACAATACGTAATGAATACTAGTTGGaatcaaactgttttcttttatagCGAAAGCAAAACATTGAACAACAGTTCTACACTGAAAATACAAGACAATATTAGGATACGTTGATGAAAGACGTATGGTCAGGAAGGATAcggaacaggaggagaagatttGGTTTGGCTTGACATAATAAACAAAGCATGATCAGGAGAAAAACTCTAATCAaaaaccaactttttttttaaaaaaaagatcccaTCTTTATCCTGTTTAGATGGGTTTGTCTTCAAGATTTCATTCTCCTGGTGTCAacacataaaatataaacatttcaaaaagttcttcATGTAAACTGAGCTGTAATTTCAGAAATAAACTCAAGTACAAAGTACTGTATTTTCAGGTACAAAGTGATCATTACTATAGTTTATTTCcatggtttgtttttgcatcAATAAAGCTCTAAAAGTGAAATCGACAAAACAGAGTGTTACTTTTAGACAAACACCTTGCTCCTGTAATTCCAAGTAACTCAAGTGACAGCTGGGAAACTTTAAGGCGAGACTGGACAAGCAGCAGCGGACGACATGTCTCTGAAACCGTGACAGGAAGTAGCAGTGACGGAAAAGTGAGAGGACGAAATGAGCCGCTGTGAGTCCAACGGCAAAGTGAGAACAAACCCGAAACCAGGTGGGAAAGTCACTGACATTTCTTAAAGCTGCAAGCATACGCAAGGCTGTTTGGAAAACACGTGTGTATTATCACGGTCTACATacttggaggtgtgtgtgtgtgtgtgtgtgtgtgtgtgatgaaggaCAATTCTGGAGCTCAGAAGCAGGAAATAAACTCAGTGTGACTTTCCAAGGAAAGTCACAGAACCAAAGAGCTACGTCTAGAAGAAACGAAAAAGGACAAATCAAGAGAGGCAATAAAATGCAGAACTCTTTTGTGTAAAAGTCAAAATATCTGACAGATGAATAAATTCGACATGAATATGTCAAACATCAGAGGGAATTTATTCATCCTCAGTGTAAACTAGGTGCAAACTAACAATCGAGAAAAGTCTTCCCTCACAGGACAGTTACATTTTTCATGAGGAGATTTGcgataaataaatgtgtttacttgtttttctttcttcatctgaTTCAGCCAACATCACTCCATTatcatgtgtttttcttctcctttgaaCCATTCTTTTCATCCTCTACATTTTATCTTATGCCATACTGTTCATCCTATATATTGAAAGTGTCCTCAGGGTTTTAGCCACTGACAGTATAATAAAATAGAGAGAAAACCAATTGAGAGGTCTTCGTCCAATCGTTACACTTACACCCACACTAATTCAATCACGGGACAAACCTGTTATTACCGGACAATTAAAGCGAAATAAACCTTCCTTAAGTTCTTTCAGAGATGCCATTTGCCGTGACTAAAATGCGTCATCGCCATATCCATTTCCAGTGAGAACATCCGATGGGGGCTGTGATTTCAACACAAAGGCTTCGAATTCAGAGTCCAGCAGGTGACGGAACATGAAGGATCAATTAGTTGTGACTGCTCTGACTTGAAAACCCTGACGAGCAGCGGTTTTTGACATCTTAATGGAGGGTCGAGGCAACAGCACAGCTTTTGCTAAGATATTTTAAAATTGCGGGGCTCAGCTTGCTGATGTCAAGAGATAATCTAAACGGTGACGGAATAATGTACAACTGCCAAGCATCTCGACAAGTTTTCTGAAAGgttaaataaattcattcaaacAAAACCAGCAAAGGTTTTCACTTTGAACATTATGAATACACTGGTAGGTTGTGCCAATAAAACAATGCACACTCACTATAGAACTGCATTAAAATGTGTCGAACATCCACCTATGAATCATCACCACCTGGCTGGAGGCGCTCTGAGGCTCAAATGGCAGTGCTTGATTATATGCGTCACTGTCTTCCATGTTTATAGCTGTGACAACAGGAGAAAATTAGGGCTCAGGCTTCACAACAAATATTTTGGGTCCCAGTTGCATAATATCATTGATGTTATGGCTGTCACATATTCCACCTGCTGCTCAGCACcttgtaaaaacaaataaatcacagTGAATTGGctgcaaaaacaggaaaaaaatacattttgttttaatgaaaaagaaattgaatGATGAATGCAATAAAACCTGTGTTTTCTGAATGGAAATTATTACAAAGTGCAATTCTGGTCTTAGTAGGAGActaagtggaaaaacaaaggaatgATGAATACATGTGAATGTGAACGTTTTAAATATTATACGACCTCAAGTTCTTGCATGCTGAACTTCAGCCTcaaaaacttaaacaaaaaTTATAACTATATGGAAAATGTTCACTCAGTGAAACTGAAACAGTTGTTGTTACTTGAGTTCACTGCTTACTAATGGGATATATTATACTGATTAATGATTTTCCTATTTGAATATATTTGTACTTAATCATAGATGGAAAACACAGTTTATTTCCTTAAATTGATTTGGGATTTGCGTTTATCCGGAAACATCGTTTTCGAAAGGTGTTGAGAcgtaaacatgtttttaactAAAAGCTAATTTTGAAATGATACATCTGGAGGGAAATCAGTGTTTagtggaaacactgaaatatcTTGGAAAACTAAGGACAGATCTTTTTAAGATCATTTTGCCTCTTATTGTAAACCCACACACACTTGATCATTCTCTGTTATCAGGGCTCTGTGGGGTCTCAGCAGGTCCTCTTTtcgtttttctttccacagaaGGAAACTGGGAGTTTGGAATGAGGCAGTGTGACAGAGTGATGGATGACGCTAAGAGGGTGCAGCTTCACCTTGACTCACCTGTAGCCTCGAGTTGTGGAGCATGAACTCTTGCTGCCTTTTAAGGTTTTCGTCCATGGTTTTAGACAGTAGAAAGCCCATGGCGGATTCCTGACTGCAGACCAGAAGTTACAGTCACCACgtcaaacagctgaaagacaGTGCTTTAAAACTTCTGTGAAGGTCGTATTTTCTCACAGAGTGCTCAGTGATCCAGCTAACGTGATATTATCGATGTGGCAGCCATAAGTGAACAACTTCACGAAGGCTGTTGGGGTGAAGTTAGTAAATAAAGACGTGCTAGTATCGCTAACCTGAATTAAAAATCAACCAC is from Salarias fasciatus chromosome 7 unlocalized genomic scaffold, fSalaFa1.1 super_scaffold_4, whole genome shotgun sequence and encodes:
- the plgrkt gene encoding plasminogen receptor (KT), with the translated sequence MGFLLSKTMDENLKRQQEFMLHNSRLQMERQMLMQNQMRERQMAMQIAWSREFLKYFGTFYALAAVGLTVGAIKKKRPALFAPIIPLSFIMVYQMDSGYGTLIHRMRGEAENILKKESDRLDMPLGIPTFDSIEKARRAQSHLASFLEK